The nucleotide sequence GCCCATTTCTACCGCCTACATGCTTGTCGAGTCGGGGATTGTTTCCTCTGTCGAGTTCATGAGCAACACCCGTCCTCTTCCCCGGAACAAACCCATGATCGCCGCTGCCCATGCGCTTGCAGCACAATACATGGGAATGAAAATGATTTATCTTGAGGCTGGCAGTGGCGCCGAACAGAGTGTGCCCAAAGAGATGATCGCCATGGTACGTAAATCTACTGATGCAACGCTTATTGTGGGCGGTGGAATCAGAGATGCCGATACCGCGGAAGAAAAACTCCGGGCGGGAGCGGATATTATCGTAACCGGCAATCTGTTGCGGCAAAAGGATGGTGTCGATCAGATGAAAAATATCGCCGCGATGGTCAATAACTATTAATTTGTCTCCGCACCTGCGGCGTCGGCCGGGGTGTGGAGGATAGGGATAGTAAGGGCATTCAATTGAACACCCTTACGACGTTCTATCTCCTACCTGCTCGAATAGGAATACTGGATCAGTATCTGATGTCTCGATTCATTGATCCGCGCCTGGGGATCGACCGGTTGCTGAAGCTGGTACCGGTAATCATAGACAAGTGATATGGCCCTGAACAGCCGCCAGGAAAGGGTGTTCCTGAAGTCAAGCTGTGGTTTGAAACTCATTTCTTCCCCCGTACGGATAGGAAAAAGAACCTCGAGTTCGGTCTTAATCGTGGCAAGGCGTCCAAGGCGGAGCGTGGAATTAAGCGCCGCTTCGGGGCCGTAATCCGGCGAAGACGGATAATGTACCCGCCTGACTATGTTACTGCTTTTGTCGTTGTCGGTAATGTCCCGGTACCGTGAATAGAGCAGTTGATCGGTGGAATCGACAATGATTGTGTCGGCAATTACCGATTCGTTCCAACGCCATTCCTGAGAAAAGCCGAAGCCGCTAAGAATTGTCAGATCAAAATAACGTGTGTTAAAGATATTAAAATTCGCTCCTGCACCGATTTCCAGTTTGAAAGGAGAAAACGCCGGCTGCAGAAGGGATGAATTGGGAGGAAGAGAATCGATTTCCTTTAACGTCGAATCCGAATTGAGTTTCAGGAAATAATGTTTCCCTGCGGTTTCAGGCGCCCGGGCATAGGATGGAAATATTTCGGTATTGGTTTCCATCCTTCCATAGGGACCCAGCCAGGGAAGAAAGCGCCACACAAAAATTGAAAAAAGACGAAGCTCATCGGTTTTGCTGTCGAGCCGGGACAACATCAACTTGGAAAAATCAATGCCCTCATTGAGATTAATGTTGGAAATCCAGTCGATCGGATTCTTTTTGTAATTGAGCCGTGCATTAAGAAGGAGGGCGATCGAGGTCGATGTTACCGAGGTATCGTTTTCCTTATCGTTTTCGGCATTGAAATCCACGCTTCCCCCAACATCGAAACCATATTTCCAGTTATTGGTGAGTTTTTTACTCGCTTCGGCATAGACAATCCCGCCGCCTTCGATGACCATTTCTTCGGGATTGTTCTGCACCAGAATAAAATTAATCAATTCTCCAGGCAGGAGTCGGACGGTAACAAAGTTTGTAAGCGTGTTGTAGCTGTCGCCGATGCCGTATATTTTGTAGATGCCGGGCTTGAGAATCCACGTTTTGAGCTCTTCACCCAGATCCGGTTCGCGCCCATATCCCCGTCCATAGGTTTCAAAATGGTCGATACGGGCAATTTCGTACTCGCCCGGAATGGGTGTGTTATTTCGATCGACAACATCGATTACCAGCCCACTCCAATCGGGAATGAGAGGCACGACTTTACTTTCGATGATCGTTACGCTGCGAACCATTCTGGTTTTATGAGGCCCGCTTCCGAATATGACATAATAGGTGCCCGGCATGAGATTGTATTTATTTCCCGGTTTGCCGGAAACCATGACTTTTCCTTTATCATTGATAATCTCGATTTCCGGTTCGAGTGACGGTTTTGTCATGTATGGTATATAGACAGCGCCTTTACCCAAAGGAGTAGGGTTGTGGTCTGCGGCAAGCTGTTTTGCCAGCGACGGCGCGTCCCAGGTCTTTGACACCTTTTCAAGCCAGTTTGGTGATTCGGGGGTAATGGTCGGCTTTTTGGCTTCGACGCTGTCTTCCGGTATGATTTGCCGTGAATATTCATCGGTAATATCTTCTCCAGGAAGGTCGGGCGGCGGTGCGCCCAGGAGTGGAAAAACAAGGCAAAGGCCAATAATAAACAGCCGGTAATCATATCTGCGAAAATATGGGATTCGAGATAGTAATGTATTGCGTAGGTTATTCATCAGATGTTTCCGGGATGGAGTGTTGCGATTCGGTTGATTCTGATGTGCCGGAACTTGTGGGCGAAGAAATACCGAATTCTTTAGCCAAAATGACATCGATATCATGGATTGCCTGATTCATGATATATTCCATGATAGCCGACATTTCTTTAATAATATTTTCGGGGTTATTTTCGAAAACTCTTTTTCGTTTATCAAAATGGCGGGTATAAATAGTTCTTCCATCACTGAGACGGGTGAATTTCAGGCGAAGAGCAAGGTGTGCAAACCATATCTCGTCACTGTCATATTCTTCAATAGCCTCAATAACACCGCTCAGTTCATACTCGGGTCGCTTACCTTCATCGAACCGACGTATTACATGGCTGACAAGATTCTCCGAAAGCAGGTGCTTTTGAATCAGGTCGGTCAGCATACGGGTAGGCTTGACTGCCCACACCCGGTAATGGTAATACCGAAGCTGAAAGGCGCTTTGGCGGTAGACTATTTGCGGCCGGGCATATGCTTCTTCGATGTCAAGCTCTTTCAGACGTATGGTATAGGGATAGGTATGAGCGTAGACTCGATTATTACGTGGCATCGGCTGATAATTCAGGACATAATACTTTTTTACAGGCGGTGCGGTGCAGAGAACAAGTGGTAATATACCGAGACAGATCCCGGCTGTTTTAGCCCATGCTTTCGGACGTATCATCTGAAATCTCTTTCTCTTTTCTGGTCTCCCCGGATAAGCAGGGATGGGTTTTCGGACAGCATTTTGGTCAGTTCATTCGCATTTTCCAAGGCTTCACGAAGGTTGATCAACGATACCATGATATCTTCACGGCTCTGCTTAAGGGTAAGATCCAGAGTTTCTGAAATATTTCTTAATGAACGCATTGTGGAATCGACCGAGGTCAAGATTCCGGCGGTGTTTCCCTTTTCGATAGTGCCCGACAATTCATTGGCCACCTTCTTGATATCGAGCGCAATGCTGTCGACTGAGGTGAAAATATTCTGTGCAGAATTGGATATCTGCTCGATATTCGGCCTGACGTTATCCAAAAATGATTTTGCATCCCCGGTAATGACCGCAACATTATCGATAATTTCTTTGACTGCTCTGAGGCTGTCGGGATGGGTGACGGTATTTATGTTATTGAGCAATTGCTCGAGCTTAGCCACAATAACTTCAGCCTTTCCGGATATAGCCGACATCATTGACGGTTTGGTCGGGATAACCGATTGCGGAGGAAGCAGATCGGCTTCGGACGATCCACCGAGGATATCGATATAAAGCTGCATGGTTATTCCCATCATATAGAGTTGGGCGACCATATCTTCTTTCATGGGGAAATCATGCTGGATTTTCATGGCAACTTTGATTTTTTGAAGATTTTTCGGGTTGTAGGAGATTTTTTCGACTTTTCCGATGCGAATGCCGTGAAACTTGACCGCCGCGCCGGGTTCGAGTCCGCTGAGAGATTCGCCTTCCCAGATTGCATAATAAACTTTTTCCCGCTCCCGGAGGCGGATTCCAACAGTAGTGACGATAAAGAGGCCGGTGAATATTGCACCGGCAATTAAAAATACTCCCAATCGGGCTCGCTGGGATACAGTCAGACTCATTATTTCTCCGTTGTGGATGAGGTTGTGCTATTTGATTCGG is from Chitinivibrionales bacterium and encodes:
- a CDS encoding geranylgeranylglyceryl/heptaprenylglyceryl phosphate synthase — translated: MKKNSIYSAIDTRVQQQKKCYWVLLDPDDFSIEKAGEIADEAGRCGVNAFLIGGSLLHTNHLDTFILHLKDRTNVPVILFPGDATQLSANADALLYLVLISGRNPANLIGEHVKAAPMIKEMGIEPISTAYMLVESGIVSSVEFMSNTRPLPRNKPMIAAAHALAAQYMGMKMIYLEAGSGAEQSVPKEMIAMVRKSTDATLIVGGGIRDADTAEEKLRAGADIIVTGNLLRQKDGVDQMKNIAAMVNNY
- a CDS encoding MCE family protein, which gives rise to MSLTVSQRARLGVFLIAGAIFTGLFIVTTVGIRLREREKVYYAIWEGESLSGLEPGAAVKFHGIRIGKVEKISYNPKNLQKIKVAMKIQHDFPMKEDMVAQLYMMGITMQLYIDILGGSSEADLLPPQSVIPTKPSMMSAISGKAEVIVAKLEQLLNNINTVTHPDSLRAVKEIIDNVAVITGDAKSFLDNVRPNIEQISNSAQNIFTSVDSIALDIKKVANELSGTIEKGNTAGILTSVDSTMRSLRNISETLDLTLKQSREDIMVSLINLREALENANELTKMLSENPSLLIRGDQKRERDFR